The Triticum aestivum cultivar Chinese Spring chromosome 3A, IWGSC CS RefSeq v2.1, whole genome shotgun sequence genome includes a region encoding these proteins:
- the LOC123062490 gene encoding selT-like protein isoform X2 produces the protein MDRVQLVLLGLPILLFCSDVVTLFAPQPPAAPKPHRHPQPAAGAFQPGDSSPDAADSAQLAVDGPGSGTTVELKFCASCSYKGNAMTMKRMLDTSFPGIHVVLENYPPPFPKRALGKMVPFVQVGAIATLMAGDQIFPRFGMVPPPWYYSLCANRFGTMASVWMFGNFAQSLLQSSGAFEVYCNGQLVFSKLSEQRFPSEFELRELIGNRLSDSQIGKNLEKDLVLDDDVESTHADLSVSTDRTN, from the exons ATGGACCGCGTGCAGCTCGTGCTCCTGGGCCTCCCCATCCTCCTCTTCTGCTCCGACGTCGTCACGCTCTTCGCGCCGCAGCCGCCGGCGGCCCCCAAGCCCCACCGCCACCCCCAGCCTGCCGCCGGCGCCTTCCAGCCTGGTGACTCCTCCCCCGACGCCGCCGATTCCGCGCAGTTGGCG GTGGATGGACCTGGCTCCGGCACCACAGTCGAGTTGAAGTTCTGCGCGTCCTGCTCCTACAa GGGAAATGCGATGACCATGAAGCGCATGCTGGATACCTCATTTCCTGGGATTCATGTCGTCTTGGAAAACTACCCTCCACCCTTCCCAAAACGCGCCCTCGGCAAAATGGTGCCTTTTGTTCAAGTTGGAGCAATAGCAACATTAATGGCTGGTGATCAGATTTTCCCTAGATTTGGGATGGTACCACCTCCGTGGTATTACTCACTGTGTGCTAATAGGTTTGGAACCATGGCATCAGTCTGGATGTTTGGCAATTTTGCTCAGTCTCTTCTACAAAGTTCTGGCGCCTTTGAAGTTTACTGCAATGGACAACTG GTCTTCTCAAAATTATCTGAGCAGAGGTTTCCTAGTGAGTTCGAGCTGCGGGAGCTCATTGGCAACAGATTATCAGATTCTCAAATTGGGAAAAATCTGGAAAAAGATCTTGTATTAGACGACGACGTGGAAAGCACCCATGCTGATTTATCTGTATCCACAGACAGAACCAATTGA
- the LOC123062490 gene encoding selT-like protein isoform X1 codes for MDRVQLVLLGLPILLFCSDVVTLFAPQPPAAPKPHRHPQPAAGAFQPGDSSPDAADSAQLAEAQVDGPGSGTTVELKFCASCSYKGNAMTMKRMLDTSFPGIHVVLENYPPPFPKRALGKMVPFVQVGAIATLMAGDQIFPRFGMVPPPWYYSLCANRFGTMASVWMFGNFAQSLLQSSGAFEVYCNGQLVFSKLSEQRFPSEFELRELIGNRLSDSQIGKNLEKDLVLDDDVESTHADLSVSTDRTN; via the exons ATGGACCGCGTGCAGCTCGTGCTCCTGGGCCTCCCCATCCTCCTCTTCTGCTCCGACGTCGTCACGCTCTTCGCGCCGCAGCCGCCGGCGGCCCCCAAGCCCCACCGCCACCCCCAGCCTGCCGCCGGCGCCTTCCAGCCTGGTGACTCCTCCCCCGACGCCGCCGATTCCGCGCAGTTGGCG GAGGCGCAGGTGGATGGACCTGGCTCCGGCACCACAGTCGAGTTGAAGTTCTGCGCGTCCTGCTCCTACAa GGGAAATGCGATGACCATGAAGCGCATGCTGGATACCTCATTTCCTGGGATTCATGTCGTCTTGGAAAACTACCCTCCACCCTTCCCAAAACGCGCCCTCGGCAAAATGGTGCCTTTTGTTCAAGTTGGAGCAATAGCAACATTAATGGCTGGTGATCAGATTTTCCCTAGATTTGGGATGGTACCACCTCCGTGGTATTACTCACTGTGTGCTAATAGGTTTGGAACCATGGCATCAGTCTGGATGTTTGGCAATTTTGCTCAGTCTCTTCTACAAAGTTCTGGCGCCTTTGAAGTTTACTGCAATGGACAACTG GTCTTCTCAAAATTATCTGAGCAGAGGTTTCCTAGTGAGTTCGAGCTGCGGGAGCTCATTGGCAACAGATTATCAGATTCTCAAATTGGGAAAAATCTGGAAAAAGATCTTGTATTAGACGACGACGTGGAAAGCACCCATGCTGATTTATCTGTATCCACAGACAGAACCAATTGA